Part of the bacterium HR11 genome is shown below.
TACCCCCGGTACCTATTCAGCTACGAGTTGTACCGCCTGCGGGAAGCACCCGACGCCTGGTCCGGCCGCTTTCAGGTCCAACTTTTGACGGCCGCCTTTGAGACGACCCGCCAGCGGGGCGACTACGTCTGGGTCCCCGAGGGCTTCCGACCCGAGGGCGCCCGCTACGCCTTTTTGGTGATGGAACGCAAGGGGTAGGGCCATCCGACCGTTTGGGGATCCGGGAATTCGGCGGTATGATAGCCAACCCGGTGGGCGCGTCCTGGGGTCCCTCACCGCCGAGACGCTGAAGGCGTCGAGTCTATCGCCAGGAGGGACCAGGTCCCTGGCTCTTCTTCTCTGCGTTCTCGGCGCCTCTGCGGTGAGACCAGAGACCCTCCCGAATTCCCGAACTGCCGAATACCCACCTGAAAAGGGAGGATGCCATGGCGACGTACATTTTGCTCAGCACCCTGACCGACGAGGGCCGGCGGACGCTTCGGGAACGGCCCGAGCGGATTCAAGAAGTCAACCGGGAAGTCGAAGCCCTCGGAGCGAAAGTCATCGGCCAGTACGCGGTCTTAGGCCCCTACGACTTCGTCAACATCGTGGAAGCCCCCGACAACGAGACGGTCGCCCGCATCTCCGTCGAGCTGGGCGCCCGGGGCACGGTCCAGATCATGAGCCTGCCGGCCATCCCGGTCGACGCCTTCATCGCCGGCCTGAAGAAGAAGGCCCCCGGCCCGGCGTCGCAAGTAGAGCCGATGCCTAACCGGCGAGGTCGACGCTTCGGGCGGCGTCCCGGACGAAGGTCCCCCGCCGTAAGTCCTCGAAGGCCCGGGCCAGCTCGTCGGGCGTGTTCATGACGATGGGGCCGTACCAGGCGACGGGCTCGTCGATGGGCCGCCCGGCGATCAGAAGAAACCGGACGGGTGTGTCCCACGTCCGAATCCGGACGGCCTCGCCGGCTCGTTCGTAGAGGACGAGATGTCGGGCCCCGACTCGATGGTCCAAGAGGAGGGGGTCGAATTGCGCCTCGCCCTCGACGACGTAAGCGAAGACCGTGTAGCCGTGGGGGACTTCGTAGATGAACTCCCGGTCGGCCGGAAGCGAGACGTCCAGGTAACAGGCGTCCACGGCCGAATTCTGAACGGGACCCTCGACGGCATCGAACCGACCGGCGATGACCCGGACCCGCCCGCCGTTCGGGAGGGCGACCTCGGGGATGCTCCCGGCCGTCAGGTTCTGATAAGTCGGGACCGTCATCTTGAGGTCCGAGGGGAGGTTGACCCAGAGCTGGAAGCCCCGGAGTTCGGGGTCCTCGGTCCGGTCGTCGAGGCGGGCGGGCTTGGGCATCTCGGCGTGGAAGATGCCGCTCCCGGCCGTCATCCACTGGACCTCGCCGGTCCGGATGACGCCGCGGGTGCCCGTGCTGTCCTCGTGGTGGACCTCCCCCTTGAGGAGGTAGGTGACGGTCTCGAAGCC
Proteins encoded:
- a CDS encoding Putative quercetin 2,3-dioxygenase, which encodes MFRRVRLVQKGKTVLEGAGVRLTRVFGSPTTAHLFDPFLLLDDFGSHDPQDYIAGFPWHPHRGFETVTYLLKGEVHHEDSTGTRGVIRTGEVQWMTAGSGIFHAEMPKPARLDDRTEDPELRGFQLWVNLPSDLKMTVPTYQNLTAGSIPEVALPNGGRVRVIAGRFDAVEGPVQNSAVDACYLDVSLPADREFIYEVPHGYTVFAYVVEGEAQFDPLLLDHRVGARHLVLYERAGEAVRIRTWDTPVRFLLIAGRPIDEPVAWYGPIVMNTPDELARAFEDLRRGTFVRDAARSVDLAG